One genomic window of Methyloceanibacter sp. wino2 includes the following:
- a CDS encoding invasion associated locus B family protein — MLPLALATAVFVLSAIESPARAQDDGGAQSPAGPAAVLRGTFGAWQLYCRTPPGAREEKCAIVQMVTDEQRPNVGLNVQLFKSIGDDTNMMRVVAPLGIFLPRGLGVKIDGEDVGNVPYIKCGKTSGCIAEFELQDEVVTKLKSGQSALLIIFPTVEEGIGIPVSLEGFTQAFATLK; from the coding sequence GTGCTGCCCTTAGCTCTCGCCACTGCGGTTTTCGTCCTATCCGCGATCGAATCGCCGGCCCGCGCACAGGATGACGGCGGGGCGCAGAGTCCGGCGGGGCCTGCCGCCGTGCTGCGCGGAACCTTCGGCGCCTGGCAGCTCTATTGCCGCACGCCTCCCGGAGCCCGGGAAGAGAAATGCGCGATCGTACAGATGGTGACCGACGAGCAGCGGCCGAATGTCGGCCTGAACGTCCAGCTCTTCAAGTCGATCGGTGACGACACCAACATGATGCGCGTGGTCGCGCCGCTCGGGATCTTCCTTCCCCGGGGCCTCGGCGTGAAGATCGACGGCGAGGATGTAGGCAACGTACCCTACATCAAATGCGGGAAAACGTCGGGCTGCATCGCCGAATTCGAACTTCAGGACGAAGTCGTGACGAAGTTGAAGTCGGGCCAGAGCGCGTTGCTGATCATCTTTCCGACCGTCGAGGAAGGGATCGGCATTCCGGTTTCTTTGGAAGGGTTCACGCAAGCGTTCGCGACGCTCAAATAG
- a CDS encoding alkene reductase, with protein MMDPKLFSPLKLGDLTLPNRIVMAPLTRNRALPDGDVPHALNATYYAQRAGAGLIISEGTQISPEGKGYIQTPGIYSDAQVAGWKAVTAAVHAAGGRIFAQLWHVGRISHVSLLPDGQVPVAPSPITANSQTFTASGFADVSEPRALETDEIARVVADYRKAAENAKAAGFDGIEVHAANGYLLDQFLRDGTNKRDDAYGGTADNRTRFLAEVFEAVTGVFPSKRVGVRFSPFSGFNDIADSDPVATFSVAMARANDAGLGYVHLVEGQTGGPREFPANAIETLRANFSGAYMANNGYDRKMAIDAVETGTADLVAFGSLFIANPDLVERLRLDAPLNAPDPQTFYGGDAAGYTDYPSLEQAA; from the coding sequence ATCATGGACCCGAAGCTTTTTAGCCCGCTCAAACTTGGCGACCTAACGCTCCCAAACCGGATCGTCATGGCGCCGCTGACACGAAACCGCGCCCTGCCCGACGGCGACGTGCCGCATGCGCTCAACGCCACCTACTACGCCCAGCGGGCGGGTGCGGGCCTGATCATCAGCGAGGGCACGCAGATCTCGCCCGAGGGCAAGGGCTACATCCAGACGCCCGGAATCTATAGCGACGCGCAGGTCGCCGGCTGGAAGGCGGTGACTGCCGCCGTTCACGCGGCCGGCGGGCGGATATTCGCGCAGCTCTGGCACGTGGGACGCATTTCCCACGTAAGCCTGCTGCCTGACGGTCAAGTACCGGTCGCCCCCTCCCCCATCACGGCCAACAGCCAGACGTTTACCGCTTCCGGTTTCGCCGATGTCTCCGAGCCGCGCGCGCTCGAGACGGACGAGATCGCCCGCGTGGTCGCCGACTACCGCAAGGCTGCCGAGAACGCGAAGGCGGCCGGCTTCGATGGAATCGAGGTCCATGCCGCCAATGGCTATCTACTCGATCAGTTCCTGCGCGATGGGACGAACAAGCGCGACGACGCCTATGGCGGGACGGCCGATAACCGCACGCGCTTCTTGGCCGAAGTCTTCGAGGCGGTCACGGGCGTCTTTCCGTCCAAGCGTGTCGGGGTGCGTTTCAGCCCGTTCTCCGGGTTCAACGACATCGCCGATAGCGATCCCGTCGCCACGTTCAGCGTGGCCATGGCCCGCGCGAACGATGCCGGGCTCGGCTACGTTCATCTCGTAGAAGGCCAAACGGGCGGTCCTCGTGAGTTTCCCGCGAACGCCATCGAGACGCTGCGCGCGAATTTCTCGGGCGCCTATATGGCGAACAACGGGTACGACCGAAAGATGGCGATCGACGCCGTCGAGACGGGCACAGCGGATCTCGTCGCCTTCGGCTCCTTGTTCATCGCCAATCCGGATCTCGTCGAGCGCCTGCGCCTCGACGCGCCCCTCAATGCGCCTGATCCGCAGACCTTCTATGGCGGCGATGCGGCGGGGTACACCGACTATCCCTCGCTCGAGCAAGCCGCCTAG
- the ctaD gene encoding cytochrome c oxidase subunit I, translating into MANNAQAEAAHHDHDDHPHGLQRWLFSTNHKDIGTLYLILSLVGGIVGALLSMGMRAELMEPGMQIFGNPEMFNVFVTAHGLIMVFFAVMPATMGAFGNWMVPLMIGAPDMAFPRMNNISFWLLAMAFVLLISSLFMPGAPGSTGAGAGWTIYAPLSTYGTPGVSVDFAILALHLGGASSILGAINFITTILNMRAPGMTLHKMPLFVWSILVTAFLLLLSLPVLAGAITMLLTDRNFGTAFFDSKHGGDPLLWQHLFWFFGHPEVYIMILPGFGIISQIVATFSRKPVFGYLGMAYAMVAIGVIGFVVWAHHMYAAGLDVNTQAYFVFATMVIAVPTGVKIFSWIATMWGGSIQFKTPMVWALGFIFLFTVGGVTGVMLSNAGVDRSFHDTYYVVAHFHYVLSLGAVFSLFAGWYYWSPKMYGYMYSEFWGKLHFWTMFIGANLAFFPQHFLGLAGMPRRYADYPDAYAGWNFVSSLGAYLAFLGFIIFFIGVIVQFTRKVKSADNPWGAGATTLEWTVSSPPPFHTFDTLPRVK; encoded by the coding sequence ATGGCGAACAATGCCCAGGCAGAAGCGGCCCACCACGATCACGACGATCACCCGCACGGTTTGCAGCGCTGGCTGTTCTCGACCAACCACAAGGACATCGGCACTCTTTACCTGATCCTGTCGCTCGTCGGCGGCATCGTCGGTGCCCTCTTGTCCATGGGCATGCGCGCCGAGCTCATGGAGCCCGGCATGCAGATCTTCGGCAATCCGGAGATGTTCAACGTTTTCGTCACGGCGCACGGCCTCATCATGGTGTTCTTCGCGGTCATGCCGGCCACGATGGGTGCTTTCGGCAACTGGATGGTGCCGTTGATGATCGGCGCGCCCGACATGGCCTTCCCGCGCATGAACAACATTTCGTTCTGGCTGCTGGCCATGGCGTTTGTCCTCCTCATCTCGTCGCTGTTCATGCCGGGTGCTCCCGGATCGACAGGCGCCGGCGCTGGCTGGACGATCTACGCGCCGCTGTCGACCTACGGCACGCCTGGCGTTTCCGTCGACTTCGCCATTCTGGCCCTTCACCTTGGCGGTGCGTCGTCGATCCTCGGTGCCATCAACTTCATCACCACGATTTTGAACATGCGCGCGCCGGGTATGACCCTGCACAAGATGCCGCTGTTCGTGTGGTCGATTCTGGTTACGGCCTTCCTGCTGCTGCTGTCGCTGCCGGTTCTGGCTGGCGCCATCACCATGCTGCTGACCGACCGTAACTTCGGGACCGCGTTCTTCGACTCGAAGCATGGCGGCGATCCGCTTCTGTGGCAGCACCTGTTCTGGTTCTTCGGCCACCCGGAAGTTTACATCATGATCCTGCCGGGCTTCGGCATCATCAGCCAGATCGTTGCGACGTTCTCGCGTAAGCCCGTGTTCGGCTATCTCGGCATGGCCTACGCCATGGTGGCGATCGGCGTGATCGGCTTCGTGGTCTGGGCGCACCATATGTATGCCGCAGGTCTGGACGTGAACACGCAGGCTTACTTCGTGTTCGCCACGATGGTGATCGCCGTGCCTACGGGCGTGAAGATCTTCTCGTGGATTGCGACCATGTGGGGTGGCTCGATCCAGTTCAAAACGCCGATGGTCTGGGCGCTCGGCTTCATCTTCCTGTTCACCGTCGGCGGTGTGACGGGCGTGATGCTGTCGAACGCGGGCGTCGACCGGTCCTTCCACGACACCTACTACGTGGTGGCGCATTTCCACTACGTGCTGTCGCTCGGGGCCGTCTTCTCGCTCTTTGCGGGCTGGTACTACTGGTCGCCGAAGATGTACGGCTACATGTACTCGGAGTTCTGGGGCAAGCTGCACTTCTGGACCATGTTCATCGGTGCGAACCTGGCCTTCTTCCCGCAGCACTTCCTGGGTCTTGCCGGCATGCCGCGCCGCTATGCCGACTATCCGGATGCCTACGCGGGCTGGAACTTCGTGTCTTCGCTCGGTGCCTATCTCGCATTCCTCGGCTTCATCATCTTCTTTATCGGTGTGATCGTGCAGTTCACCCGCAAGGTGAAGTCGGCCGACAATCCTTGGGGTGCGGGTGCGACGACGCTGGAGTGGACTGTCTCCTCGCCGCCTCCGTTCCACACCTTCGATACGCTCCCGCGGGTCAAATAA
- the coxB gene encoding cytochrome c oxidase subunit II translates to MLHRALMVLAALAGLGASGSALAEELPPGRAHPWQLGFQEAMTPIMAQINDFHTYVTAIIIAITLFVLALMVIVMVRFNEKSNPEPSRTSHNTLLEVAWTVIPIFILVAIAIPSFRLLFAQYDFPKADVSITATGAQWYWIYEYPDENISFNSIMVPDAQLKEGQPRLLTVDNEVVVPVGANVVVSLKSNDVIHDWAVPSFGVKLDAVPGRLQQTWFRAEKEGWFYGQCSELCGRNHAFMPIAVRVVSQDEYDAWVAGKKSASIDAKGKLASARD, encoded by the coding sequence ATGTTGCATCGTGCATTGATGGTTCTGGCCGCGCTTGCGGGGCTCGGCGCTAGCGGCTCGGCGCTTGCTGAAGAACTTCCGCCGGGGCGCGCGCATCCCTGGCAGCTTGGCTTCCAAGAAGCGATGACGCCCATCATGGCGCAGATCAACGATTTCCATACCTATGTGACGGCCATCATCATCGCCATCACGTTGTTCGTTCTGGCGCTGATGGTCATCGTGATGGTCCGGTTCAACGAGAAGAGCAATCCGGAGCCGTCCCGTACCTCGCACAACACCCTGCTTGAAGTTGCCTGGACGGTCATTCCGATCTTCATTCTGGTGGCGATCGCCATCCCGTCGTTCCGGCTTCTGTTTGCCCAGTACGACTTTCCCAAGGCGGATGTGTCCATCACCGCCACCGGTGCCCAGTGGTACTGGATCTACGAATATCCGGACGAGAACATCAGCTTCAATTCAATCATGGTGCCGGACGCGCAGCTCAAGGAAGGGCAGCCGCGCCTGCTGACGGTCGACAACGAGGTTGTGGTTCCGGTCGGCGCGAACGTCGTCGTGAGCCTCAAGTCGAACGACGTGATCCACGACTGGGCGGTCCCGTCCTTCGGCGTCAAGCTGGACGCTGTGCCGGGCCGGCTGCAGCAGACCTGGTTCCGGGCCGAGAAAGAGGGCTGGTTCTACGGTCAGTGCTCGGAGCTTTGCGGGCGCAATCACGCGTTCATGCCGATCGCCGTGCGCGTCGTCTCGCAGGACGAGTACGATGCCTGGGTCGCAGGCAAAAAGTCGGCCTCGATCGATGCGAAGGGTAAGCTGGCGTCGGCGCGCGACTAG
- a CDS encoding helix-turn-helix domain-containing protein: MTDSRTARDEPLASSPEPKQCNEPCPVERGMRILGGKWKASILWHLQAGPTRFNALSRELGGASKKMITERLKEMEETGLVSRQVIATKPVAVTYELTPFGHSALGILESLHDWCVDHDV, from the coding sequence GTGACCGACAGCCGCACCGCGCGCGATGAGCCGCTAGCCAGTTCCCCGGAGCCGAAACAGTGCAACGAGCCCTGTCCGGTCGAGCGCGGCATGCGCATCCTCGGCGGAAAATGGAAGGCCTCGATCCTTTGGCACCTGCAGGCGGGGCCGACGCGCTTCAATGCGTTGTCGCGGGAACTAGGTGGCGCGAGCAAGAAGATGATCACCGAACGTCTCAAGGAAATGGAAGAGACCGGGCTCGTGAGCCGGCAGGTCATTGCCACGAAGCCCGTGGCCGTGACCTATGAACTCACGCCGTTCGGTCATTCGGCGCTCGGCATCTTGGAGTCGTTGCACGATTGGTGCGTCGACCATGACGTTTAG